One region of Thiorhodovibrio frisius genomic DNA includes:
- a CDS encoding MFS transporter has translation MTHLFSTFSERNYRLFFIGQGLSLIGYWIQSTAFNWMLYTLTDSPLMLGYLTAAINLPVLLLLPFAGALVDRFERRRLLIALQILFAVQALALAVLAHFELLTLPLIIIMGCVMSALTAFDSPSRQAIVPRLVTQRENLPAAISLNSMLFNTARSVGPPLAGWVMAQTGPAPCFLLNAVSYLFMITALLLICLTPPIKGAATRTARGALGNLGFILATRSLRYLILSYSLVAIAAMSVYVMLPVWANEVAEAGPQGLGWLMGGIGFGALAGAALIGTQRRPERLWPMFRLAAILLGLALILLALSHGLWLAMLVTVMLGMAYIAQGVAANTLLQLSIDDDHRAGVIAFYLLAVFGSIPIGNLLGGWLSQVLGLHGASLAAGAAVLVVTALFWPTSHRIIREIPPAALASGEPAPVKSERRR, from the coding sequence ATGACACATTTGTTCAGCACCTTCAGCGAGCGCAACTACCGGCTGTTTTTCATCGGTCAGGGATTGTCGCTAATCGGCTATTGGATCCAGAGCACGGCCTTCAATTGGATGCTCTACACCTTGACCGACTCGCCCCTGATGCTTGGTTATCTCACCGCGGCCATCAATCTGCCGGTGCTTCTGCTGCTGCCATTCGCCGGCGCCCTTGTCGACCGCTTCGAGCGACGGCGGCTGTTGATCGCGCTCCAAATCCTGTTTGCCGTCCAGGCCCTCGCCTTGGCGGTATTGGCGCATTTCGAGCTTCTGACCCTGCCGCTGATCATCATCATGGGTTGTGTGATGAGCGCGCTGACAGCCTTCGACAGTCCAAGCCGGCAGGCCATTGTCCCGCGCCTGGTGACCCAGCGCGAGAATCTCCCAGCGGCAATCTCTCTGAACTCGATGCTGTTCAACACAGCGCGCTCGGTTGGCCCGCCGCTCGCCGGGTGGGTGATGGCCCAGACCGGGCCCGCGCCCTGTTTTTTGCTGAACGCGGTCAGTTATCTGTTCATGATCACCGCCCTATTGCTCATCTGCCTGACTCCGCCGATCAAGGGCGCGGCGACGCGAACGGCTCGCGGCGCGCTCGGCAATCTCGGTTTCATCCTGGCAACCCGCTCCCTGCGTTACTTGATCCTGTCCTATTCCCTGGTGGCCATTGCCGCCATGTCGGTCTATGTGATGCTGCCAGTTTGGGCCAACGAGGTGGCGGAGGCCGGCCCACAGGGACTGGGCTGGTTGATGGGAGGCATCGGTTTCGGCGCGCTGGCCGGGGCGGCCCTGATTGGCACCCAGCGTCGCCCGGAGCGGCTGTGGCCCATGTTTCGGCTCGCGGCCATCCTGCTTGGATTGGCCTTGATTCTGCTTGCGCTCTCGCACGGACTCTGGCTGGCGATGCTGGTGACCGTGATGCTGGGGATGGCCTATATCGCCCAAGGCGTTGCCGCCAATACCTTGTTGCAACTCAGCATCGACGATGACCATCGCGCCGGCGTCATCGCCTTTTACCTGCTGGCTGTGTTCGGCTCCATTCCAATCGGCAATCTGCTCGGCGGCTGGCTCAGCCAGGTGCTTGGCCTGCATGGCGCCTCGCTGGCGGCTGGCGCGGCGGTGCTCGTAGTCACCGCCCTGTTCTGGCCAACCAGTCATCGCATCATCCGTGAGATCCCACCCGCCGCGCTGGCATCCGGGGAGCCAGCCCCCGTCAAGTCAGAGCGTCGGCGATAA
- a CDS encoding radical SAM/SPASM domain-containing protein: protein MYVLLSSRYALRGWHGLPFGLHDRKSGRNLLLDAESFHALSLCDGSTPILFPLVPAPLIDRVKSHIREGLAQICEPGTALPDDQAYRKTESRFTDLVQWSITGKYNLPCRHCYMDAPKAKYGELSTRQCLEIVDQFHAANVGRVALTGGEPLVRRDFWQIVDALIEKGIVLSQLYTNGVLLTDQTLAEFERRALRPTMVMSFDGIGSHDWVRGVAGAEDKAVEAISRAVQAGFPVSIETALYKGNLRRLKATYALLKELGIISWKVSRMMSTGAWARKGDQMDAPRQALFDAYLELGAHHHRDGAPFELALGGLYYGPKGSSLWMSPFNKFSGQADAAKQTACQSCRLHPYIMADGRLLPCIPMTGSQVEQDMPRLTETTLSRGLRGSAYFDRIDTRLDQVFVNNRGCRSCAHRFKCGGGCRAAAMTAGTDYFGADPDACFFFRNGYDEKLARKLKSSPASPMEIARARHAASLSKAPAAFIGSQIDRSQPPASERRTASAMAFQDRRRFGLACSLSQILCWRWRRCEASRGVMGNAMPLYLAG, encoded by the coding sequence ATGTACGTACTTCTTTCTTCTCGTTATGCGCTCCGGGGTTGGCATGGGCTTCCTTTCGGCCTCCATGATCGGAAAAGTGGACGCAATCTGCTACTTGATGCCGAGAGCTTTCACGCATTGTCGTTGTGCGACGGCAGTACGCCGATCCTATTTCCGCTTGTCCCCGCCCCGCTAATTGATCGGGTTAAGTCACACATTCGCGAAGGTCTTGCCCAAATTTGCGAACCTGGCACCGCGTTGCCCGATGATCAGGCCTACCGGAAGACAGAGTCCCGCTTTACTGATTTGGTCCAATGGTCGATCACCGGCAAATACAACCTGCCCTGCCGCCATTGTTACATGGATGCGCCGAAGGCTAAATACGGCGAGCTATCCACCCGACAATGCCTGGAGATTGTCGATCAGTTCCACGCCGCCAATGTCGGCCGGGTCGCCTTAACAGGCGGCGAGCCGCTGGTGCGGCGGGACTTTTGGCAAATCGTCGACGCGCTGATTGAAAAAGGCATTGTCCTGTCACAACTCTATACCAATGGTGTCTTGCTCACCGACCAAACCCTGGCGGAATTCGAGCGACGCGCGTTGCGGCCGACAATGGTCATGAGCTTCGACGGCATTGGTAGCCATGATTGGGTGCGGGGTGTCGCGGGGGCCGAGGACAAAGCGGTCGAGGCAATTTCGCGGGCGGTCCAGGCTGGTTTTCCGGTCAGTATCGAAACAGCGCTCTATAAGGGAAATCTTCGCCGCCTAAAGGCCACTTATGCGCTGCTAAAGGAGCTAGGCATCATCTCTTGGAAAGTCTCGAGAATGATGAGCACCGGCGCTTGGGCGCGCAAAGGCGACCAGATGGACGCACCACGCCAGGCGCTGTTCGACGCCTACCTGGAATTAGGCGCGCATCATCACCGCGACGGGGCGCCTTTCGAGTTGGCGCTCGGTGGGCTGTATTACGGCCCCAAGGGTAGTTCACTGTGGATGAGCCCCTTTAACAAGTTTTCCGGGCAGGCGGACGCCGCCAAACAAACAGCCTGCCAAAGCTGCCGCCTTCACCCTTACATCATGGCCGATGGCCGGCTGTTGCCCTGCATTCCCATGACGGGTTCGCAGGTGGAGCAAGACATGCCGCGGCTAACCGAGACCACGCTGTCGCGGGGCTTGCGTGGCTCGGCCTATTTCGACAGGATCGATACGCGGCTAGACCAAGTTTTCGTCAATAACCGCGGCTGCCGGTCATGCGCGCACCGGTTCAAGTGCGGGGGCGGTTGCCGGGCCGCCGCCATGACTGCGGGCACGGACTATTTCGGTGCCGACCCGGACGCCTGCTTTTTCTTCCGCAACGGCTACGATGAAAAGCTCGCGCGCAAGCTGAAATCAAGCCCCGCCTCCCCCATGGAGATCGCCCGGGCGCGCCATGCCGCGAGCCTCTCCAAGGCACCGGCGGCCTTCATCGGCTCGCAAATAGACCGCAGTCAGCCGCCCGCGAGCGAGCGCCGAACCGCAAGCGCGATGGCTTTCCAGGATCGAAGACGCTTTGGGTTGGCTTGCAGCTTATCCCAGATTTTGTGCTGGCGATGGAGGCGATGCGAAGCTTCGCGGGGAGTTATGGGTAATGCCATGCCCCTCTACCTGGCGGGATAA
- a CDS encoding Nif11-like leader peptide family natural product precursor, whose product MTVEHVKQFFASLAVEPSRREKLQQLNATYRGQALDEARRLELIQEHVLPIAESMGFSFTVDDLRDYEVTTFEAVRRSGQLSNDELDVIRGGGGNGGSCEVLGMAPNVSPYWLNGCPLGI is encoded by the coding sequence ATGACGGTTGAACATGTCAAGCAATTCTTCGCCTCCCTTGCGGTAGAACCATCACGACGGGAAAAGCTTCAGCAATTGAACGCGACCTACAGAGGTCAGGCCCTCGATGAAGCGCGTCGACTCGAGCTAATCCAGGAGCATGTCTTGCCGATCGCGGAATCGATGGGTTTTTCATTCACGGTGGACGATCTCCGCGACTATGAAGTCACAACCTTTGAGGCGGTTCGCCGATCCGGTCAGTTGTCGAACGATGAGTTGGACGTTATTCGTGGCGGAGGCGGAAACGGCGGTTCCTGTGAGGTCCTCGGGATGGCGCCCAATGTCTCGCCGTACTGGCTTAACGGCTGTCCACTTGGCATTTAG
- a CDS encoding GH3 auxin-responsive promoter family protein — MTFSTELAALEGPALWRRFAALCDRTKAVQERLLLELVSQNADSRFGREHGFARIASIADFRRQVPLRDWTGIEPYVTALVEGEADALTHAQPVSRFVMTSGTTGTPKLIPANAASQTANGVTMALRLLGVLQDHPEVLQGGILALANAPVAGQTAQGVPYGSASGMTMTRAPAELQRRFAYPPAVLEIEDQASRVYAMLRFALEHDLRLAVGNNPLNFTQLFDLLPVHADALIADIASGSISPPTPLPEEVRQRLQAPLRPNPERAERLRQLEGLTARAAWPNLRLIVCWKTGLMGRFLADLAERCPPDTQFREYGYGASEGLLTIPVSDTSSAGALAIHAMFFEFLPEEPPQTPDAPTLLAHELEVGQCYQLVLTNAAGLYRYCLGDLVEVTGFQGSTPLVTFQRKVGDVLNLLGEKIDARQVAMAMQAAQGDTGAAIRHFQWIADEASLSYELCVEPAASSDEALWRQLRDTFDRELRSLSHGYRLRRDNGTFKAPQLRLMRAGWLEALSQRGGYQAKPKIVGHQLAEPELTVARIAPDQRSNSN; from the coding sequence ATGACCTTCTCGACTGAACTCGCCGCACTCGAAGGGCCAGCACTTTGGCGGCGGTTCGCCGCGCTCTGTGATCGTACCAAAGCGGTTCAGGAAAGGCTGCTGCTCGAGCTGGTCAGTCAGAACGCGGACAGCCGCTTCGGGCGCGAACATGGCTTCGCGCGGATTGCCTCGATCGCCGACTTTCGCCGCCAGGTTCCGTTGCGCGACTGGACTGGGATTGAACCCTATGTGACAGCGCTGGTCGAGGGCGAGGCGGATGCCCTGACCCACGCGCAGCCGGTCTCGCGTTTCGTCATGACCAGCGGCACCACGGGCACGCCCAAGCTGATCCCCGCCAACGCGGCCAGCCAGACCGCCAATGGCGTCACCATGGCCCTGCGTCTGCTTGGGGTATTGCAGGATCATCCGGAGGTCTTGCAGGGCGGCATCCTAGCACTTGCCAACGCGCCGGTCGCGGGCCAAACCGCTCAGGGCGTCCCCTATGGCTCGGCCTCCGGAATGACGATGACTCGCGCACCGGCCGAACTCCAGCGCCGCTTCGCCTATCCGCCCGCCGTCCTGGAAATCGAGGACCAGGCCAGTCGCGTCTATGCGATGCTGCGTTTCGCGCTTGAACATGACCTGAGGCTAGCGGTTGGCAATAACCCACTCAACTTCACCCAGCTCTTCGATCTGCTACCCGTCCATGCCGATGCGCTGATCGCCGATATCGCCTCCGGGTCCATCTCGCCACCAACCCCCTTGCCGGAGGAGGTGCGCCAGCGTCTTCAGGCGCCGTTGCGGCCCAATCCCGAGCGTGCCGAGCGGTTGCGGCAACTCGAGGGTCTCACCGCCCGCGCGGCCTGGCCCAATCTGCGCTTGATCGTCTGCTGGAAGACCGGGCTCATGGGGCGATTTCTGGCCGACCTGGCCGAGCGCTGCCCACCAGACACGCAATTTCGTGAATACGGTTACGGCGCAAGCGAGGGTCTGCTGACGATTCCTGTCAGTGACACCAGCTCGGCGGGCGCGCTTGCGATTCATGCGATGTTTTTTGAGTTTCTGCCCGAGGAGCCCCCCCAGACCCCGGACGCGCCGACGCTTCTGGCGCATGAACTGGAGGTCGGGCAATGCTACCAATTGGTCCTGACCAATGCCGCCGGTCTCTACCGCTACTGCCTGGGTGATCTGGTCGAGGTCACGGGTTTTCAGGGAAGCACCCCGCTGGTGACCTTTCAGCGCAAGGTGGGTGACGTGCTGAATCTGCTGGGCGAGAAGATCGATGCCCGTCAGGTCGCCATGGCCATGCAAGCGGCCCAGGGTGACACGGGAGCCGCCATCCGGCATTTCCAGTGGATTGCCGATGAAGCCAGCCTGAGCTACGAACTGTGCGTCGAGCCGGCGGCAAGCAGCGATGAAGCGCTGTGGCGCCAATTGCGAGATACCTTCGACCGGGAACTGCGTTCCCTCAGCCATGGTTACCGTCTGCGGCGCGACAACGGCACTTTCAAGGCGCCACAGCTGCGGCTCATGCGCGCCGGTTGGTTGGAGGCGCTCTCCCAACGCGGCGGCTACCAGGCCAAGCCCAAAATCGTCGGCCACCAGCTTGCCGAGCCCGAATTGACCGTCGCTCGCATCGCCCCCGACCAGCGGAGCAACTCGAACTGA
- a CDS encoding TylF/MycF/NovP-related O-methyltransferase, translated as MSSGQERITALLHEHPIISGMITRRQLEIVLSHLHQVLEAQVHGAVVELGCCMGTTSLFIRRLLDARESRRRFIVYDSFLGLPAKRAEDESLDGSIVREGSCKCEREVLLANFHQAGLRPPEIREGWFRALPARSYPESIAFAFLDGDFYQSIWDSLNIVYPRLSRGGVIVMHDYSSLMLPGVERACSEFLRGKAEEGHVTKQELIGAFHKR; from the coding sequence ATGTCATCGGGACAGGAACGGATTACAGCGCTACTGCATGAGCATCCAATTATTTCCGGCATGATCACGCGGCGCCAACTGGAGATTGTCCTCTCCCATTTGCACCAAGTGCTGGAAGCACAAGTGCATGGCGCGGTTGTTGAGCTTGGATGCTGCATGGGAACAACGTCACTCTTCATCAGAAGATTGTTAGATGCGCGCGAATCGCGCCGTCGTTTTATTGTCTACGATTCCTTTCTTGGCTTGCCGGCGAAGCGGGCCGAAGACGAGAGCCTCGACGGCTCCATCGTCCGCGAGGGAAGTTGCAAATGCGAGCGGGAAGTCCTTCTTGCCAATTTTCACCAAGCGGGTCTCAGGCCTCCTGAAATCCGCGAGGGATGGTTTCGCGCGCTCCCGGCGCGATCTTATCCGGAAAGTATCGCCTTCGCGTTTCTTGACGGCGACTTTTATCAATCCATCTGGGATTCATTGAACATTGTCTATCCGCGTCTAAGCCGCGGCGGAGTCATTGTTATGCACGATTATTCGTCGCTGATGTTGCCTGGTGTGGAAAGAGCATGTTCCGAATTTCTACGCGGCAAGGCGGAAGAAGGCCATGTCACCAAACAGGAGTTGATCGGCGCCTTTCACAAACGCTGA
- a CDS encoding Nif11 family protein gives MVNEAEKQFLQYVGTVKARMEQIATMSPDELLGYARENGFTITLENLKSTIDEFESIVEIGAEELDQVSGGLPEERKIFFAANPAAQAMYKILYPPASRPSW, from the coding sequence ATGGTGAACGAGGCCGAAAAACAGTTCCTGCAATATGTTGGCACCGTCAAGGCCCGCATGGAACAGATTGCCACCATGAGCCCCGATGAACTTCTCGGCTATGCCCGAGAGAATGGTTTTACCATCACCTTGGAAAATCTTAAATCAACGATTGACGAATTCGAATCCATCGTGGAAATCGGGGCGGAAGAATTGGACCAGGTGTCGGGCGGCCTCCCGGAAGAACGAAAAATATTCTTCGCGGCAAACCCGGCCGCGCAAGCCATGTACAAGATTCTTTATCCCCCCGCCTCCCGCCCATCCTGGTAG